The genome window TCAGCTGGATGTAGTCGACGACGAGCAGGTGCAGGCCGTGCTCGGCCTTGAGCCGTCGCGCCTTGGCCCGCATCTCGAGGACGCCAATCGACGCGGTGTCGTCGATGAACACCTTGGCTTCCGACAGTGTCCCGAGCGCACGCGCGAGCCGGCCGAAGTCGTGATCGCTCACGAAGCCGGTGCGCAGCCGCTGGGCATCGATGCGCGCCTCCGACGTCAGCATGCGGAGCACGAGCTGCTCCTTCGACATCTCGAGGCTGAAGAACCCGACGGTCATGTCGGTCTCGGTCCCGACGTGCTGGGCGATGTTGAGCGTGAAGCTCGTCTTGCCCATCGACGGGCGGGCCGCCACGATGATGAGGTCGGAGGGCTGGAGGCCGGCCGTCAGCTCGTCGAGCTCGTCGAAGCCGGTCGGGACGCCCGTGACGAGGCCCTTGTGCTCCTGCAGCTTCTCGATGGTCGAGAAGCTGTCCTGCACGAGCTCGCGCAGCGGCACGAAGCCGGTGCGGATGCGGTGGTCGGCGATCTCGAAGATCGATTTCTCGGCGTCGTCGAGCAGCTCGTCGGCGTCGAGGCCGGCCTCGTAGGCACTGGCCAGGATGCGGCTCGTCGAGAAGATCAGCCGGCGGAGGGTCGACTTCTCCTTGATGATGCGCGCGTAGTGCTCGACGTTGGTCGCACGCGGCACGCCGTCGCCGAGCGCCGCGACGTAGGCGGGGCCGCCCACGTCGTCGAGCGCGCCGCGGCGCGCGAGCTCGTCCTTCAGCGTGACGAGATCGATCGCGTGCCCGCGCTCGCTCAGCGCGATCATCGCGTCGAAGATCCGGCGGTGCGCCTCGCGGAAGAAGTCGTCGACGTCGATCAGCTCGGCGGCGTGATTGAGGACCTCGTTGCGCACGAGGATCGCTCCGAGCACCGATCGTTCGGCTTCGAGGTTGTGCGGCAGCGCGCGTTCGGACGGGGACGGATCGGCCATGGCGCGTCGGCAGACGACGGTGGGCGGGGACACGCCCCGCCCCTACCCGAGGACGATGGGCGGGGACGAGCCCCGCCTCCTATGATTCGTCTTTGACGACCTGCACCCTCAGCTCGGCGGTCACCTCGCGGTGCAGCTTGACCGGCACGGTGAATTCGCCGAGGTGCTTCAGCGGCTCGCCGAGCTGGATCTTGCGGCGGTCGATCTCGATCTGCTGAGCGGCGAGCGCCTCGGCGATGTCGGCCGAGGTGACCGACCCGTAGAGCGTCTCGGTCTCGCCCACCTTCCGCGCGATCACGATGGACGCGCTCGCGAGCAGCGCGGCCAGGGCCTGGGCGCCGGCACGCTCCTCGGCCTCGCGCACGGCGGCGAGCTTCCTCTCGTGCTCGATCTGCCGGCGGTTGCCTTCGTTGACGGCCAGCGCGAGCTTGCGCGGCAGCAGGTAGTTGCGCGCGTAGCCGGGGGCGACCCTCACGATGTCGCCCCGCTGGCCGAGGTGCTCGACGTTCTCCCGGAGAATGACTTCAATCATCACGGTGCCTCCGTCCGGGTCAGTCGGTGACGTAAGGGACGAGCGCGAGCAGGCGCGCCCGCTTGATCGCCGTCTGCAGCTTGCGCTGGTGCGTCGCGCAGGTGCCCGAGATGCGCCGCGGCTGGATCTTCCCGCGCTCCGGAATGAAGCCCGAAAGGACCTTCACGTCCTTGTAGCTGATGTGGTCGATCTTGTCCGCGCAGAACTTGCAGACCCGGCGTCGACGGAACATCCCGCGCCGCGCGCCCTTGTCGTCCCGCTTCGCGCGTGCGCCCTGCCGGCCGCCGCCCCCGCTCTGATGTTCGCTCATGGTCCTACTCCTCCCCCTCGGCCGGACCGGCCGCGTCCGCCTCGACGGCCACGGCGCCCGCCTCGACCGGCGCCTCGACCGCGGGCTCGGCGCTCAGCCCGCGCGCGAGCCGCCTCGCCGCGACGCCGGCCGCGCGCTCGGCCTTCCTGCGTTCGTAGATCGCCATCTCCTCGTCGACCCGCACGATCAGGTGGCGGAAGACGAGCTCGTTCACCTTCAGGCGGCGATCGAGCTCCCGGACCATCTCGCCCGGGCCGTTGATCAGCTCGAGGACGTAGTGGCCCTCCTTGTGCGGCCCGATCTCGTAGGCCAGCTTGCGGCGGCCCCAGGCCTCGGTCTTCTCGATGGTCCCCGAGAAGCGGCCGACGATGCCCTCGACGAGCGTGTGCAGCTCGGCGAGCGCCTGCTCGGTCGTCTCGGCCGGCACGATGTAGACCAGCTCGTACTGTCGTTGTGCGCTCATGTGTCTCCTTCTGGACTGACGGCCACCGCGCTCGGGCGGTGGCAAGGAGCCGGGGGAGGTTCAGTCCTGACGCTCTTCCTTGTTGTACTCGTTCATCGCCGCCTCCAACCCCCGGGCGAGGAACGCCTCGGCCGCGTCGGCCGCCCGATCGACGGCTTCACGCAGCAGTGGCCGCAGTTCCGGCGGAATGCGGCCGAGCACGTGGTCGGCCAGTTCCCGCCGCGGGTCGCCGCGCCCGACGCCCACCCGCAGTCGCGGGAACGCATCGGTGCCCAACCCCTCGATGATCGACGCCAGGCCGTTGTGGCCTCCCGCCGACCCCTGACCCCGCAGCCGCAAGCGGCCTGCGGGCAGGTTCACGTCGTCGACGACGACCAGCAGGTCGCCGGCGTCGACCCGGTAGTAGCGCGCCAGCGCGCCGACCGCCCGCCCGCTCAGGTTCATGAACGTGAGCGGCTTGGCGAGCAGGACGTCGTCGGCCAGCCGGCGGGGCCGTGCAAGCAGCGCGTCGGCCGGCGCAGCGCCGAATTCCACGCCGTGGCGCCGCGCCAGCTCGTCGACGACCTCGAAGCCGACGTTGTGATACGTGTCGCGGTACCGCGGCCCGGGGTTCCCCAGGCCGACCACGAGCCTCACTCGGCGTCAGCGCCCTTCTCGGCCTTGCCCTTCTTGATCACCTCGGGCTCGGCGGTCGTCGTCGGCGCGGCCTCGGTCGTCTCGGCCACGACGCGCGGCGCGACGACGTGCAGGATCAGCGTGTCCGGGTCGCTCACCGGCTTCCACCGCGCGTTCTCGGCCAGCTCGCGCAGCCGCACCGACTGGCCGATGACGAAGTCGGTCACGTCGACCTCGATCGACTCCGGGATCTCGCCCGGCAGGCACTCGATCTCGACCTCGCGATGCACGAAGTCGAGCACGCCGCCGAGCTGCTTCACGCCCTTCGCCTCGCCGGTCAGCTCGATCGGCACGGTGACCGTGATCAGCTGGTCCATCTTGACGCGATAGAAGTCGGCGTGCAGCAGATGGTGCTTGACGGGGTCGAGCAGGTAGTCCTTCACGATGACACGCGTCGTCTCGCCCTCGACGTCGAGCGCGATCAGCGTGTTCACGCCCGAATCGGAGTGGAGGATGCGCGACAGCAGCTTCGGGTCGACCGCGACCGCGAGCGACTCGCTCTCGCCGCCGTACAGCACGGCGGGGATCCTGCCGGCGGCGCGCAGCCGACGCGCCTCGTTCTTGCCTCTCGTGTCGCGCTTCACCGCGCTCAGTGTGGCTTCCATGACTCGTCCTTCTTGGATCTCACCCGGCCGTCTCGCGACGCCCGTGCTCCATCACGTGCTCGCCTTCCCGCGCCGCGAACCGCGGCACGGCCACGACTACACGAACAGCGACGACACCGACGTCTCTTCGTGAATGCTCCGAATCGCCTGGCCGAGCAGCCGCGCCACCGACAGGCACGTGACCTTGCGCGTCTGCTCCTGCGCCCAATCGAGCGGAATCGTGTTGGTGACGATGAGCTGATCGATCGGCGAGTCCTCGATGCGCTCGAGCGCCGGCCCCGACAGCACGCCATGCACCGCCACCGCCAGGATCCGCGCCGCGCCGTTGGCCTGCAGCGCGCCCGCCGCCTTCTGCATCGTCCCGGCGGTATCGACGATGTCGTCCTGGATGATGCAGGTGCGGCCGGTCACGTCGCCGATGACGTGCATGACCTCGGCCGCCCCCGTGTCCGAGCTGCGCCGCTTGTCGATGATCGCCAGCTCCGCCCCGAGGCGCTTGGCGTACGCGCGCGCCCGTTCCGCGCCGCCCGCATCGGGCGACACGATCGTCAGGTTCGCGAAGTTCTGCCGCGACAGGTAGTCGATGATGACCGGCGCCGCGAACAGGTGGTCGACCGGAATGTCGAAGAACCCCTGGATCTGCGCCTTGTGCAGGTCCATGGTCAGCACGCGGTTGGCCCCGGCGGCGCTCAGCAGGTTCGCCACGAGCTTGGCCGAGATCGGCACCCGGGGCTTGTCCTTGCGATCCTGTCGGGCGTAGCCGTAATACGGCAGGACGGCCGTGATCCGCGCCGCCGACGACCGGCGAAACGCGTCGATCATGATGCACATCTCGACGAGGTGCTGATCGACCGGCCGGCAGGTGGGCTGCACCACGAACACGTCCGTACCGCGGATGTTCTCGTCGATCTGGAAGTTGACCTCGGTATCCGGAAACCGCAGCAGCCTGGCCTGGCCGAGCGACACCCCGAGGAAGTCGGCGATCTCGCTCGCCAGGCGCGGATGCGCACTCCCCGAGAACAGCTTCAGTTCCGTCCGGCCCATACGCTCTGACCATCCATCCGGCCGTCCGCTCCGCCCGGCCACGACGTCGCGGTCGTGACGAACTGGCTGGGGCGGAAGGATTCGAACCTTCGAATGCGGGATCCAAAGTCCCGTGCCTTACCGCTTGGCCACGCCCCAGCACGACCGGCCGCCCGGCGCCTCTCGCCGTCCACCGCTCGACCCGACACCCCGATCGCCGCCGCACGACGGTCGCCCGGCTCCGGCCCGCGGCATCTCGACCTGAAGAGAGGTGTCGTCGCTAGGAGTGGCTCGCACGAGCGGGCACAAACGTGCAGTCTACACGAGGCCCGGCCCGGGCGGCAAGCGCACGTGGCACGCCGGCCCATCCCTCGTCTCGGTCACCATCACCGTGCGTCCCGCGGCCCCGAGCGCCGCGGCGGCGCGCTGCGCGAGGTCGGCTCGATCGAACAGTCCGAAGACGGTCGACCCGCTGCCCGACATGAGCGCCAATCGCGATCCGCCCCTCTCGAGCGCCTGGCGCAGCTCGCCGATCTCGGGGTGGCGGCGGGCGACCGCCGCCTCGAGGTCGTTACGACACGTCGCGAGCGCCGCGGGCCAGCCGGCCGGCCGATCGGGCCACGTGCCGGACGCTGACGGCCGCGCCTCCGACTCGTCGTACCAGCCGTAAGCGGCCGCCGTCGAGACGCCGAACTCCGGCCTCACGATCACGACGTGGCACGACGGAACGGCCGGCAGCGGCTGCAGGCGATCGCCTCTGCCCCGCCCGAGCGCGGTGCCCCCCATGAGGAAGAACGGGACGTCGGCGCCGAGCGATGCCGCAAGGTCCGTGAGCCGCGGCACGCCCAACGCCGTACCCCACATCCGGTCGAGCGAGATCAACGCGGCCGCCCCGTCCGCGCTGCCGCCGCCGAGCCCCGCCTCGGCCGGGATGCGCTTGGTCAGCTCGACGCCAACGCCAGTGGGCTCGCCGGGCCGGCCGGCCGCCTGCCAGATCGCGCGCGCGGCACGCCAGACGAGGTTCGACGCGTCGACCGGCACGCCCGGGGCGTCGCAGGTCAACGAGAACGGCCCCGGCCGTTCGACCACCGTCAGCGTGTCGTGCAGGGCCAGCGTCTGGAACACGGTCTCGAGCTCGTGATATCCGTCGTCGCGCACCGCCAGGATGCGGAGGTCGAGGTTCACCTTGGCGTGCGCGTCGACCGTGAGCCGCCCCATCGCCTCACCGCCCGAGCAGGCTGCCACGGCGCAATTCGTCGAGCCTCATCGGCACCATCCCCGCCGGAACCGTGGCCTCGAAGGCCCGCGGGGCGAGGTCTGGCGCGAGATCGAGCTGGCGCACCTCGAACGAGAGATCCACGGTCACAGGGCCACCCCGCCGCGCGACGACCCGCGCCCGCCGCGGCACGTTCGACAGGAACGCCGCGTACTCGACGGCGTAGTCGTCCCGGCTGCCCGCGACGAGGCGAGGGTGCCCGCCTTCGAGCCTGACCCAGGCCTCACCCCCGGGCGTGGCCACCCGGCGCCAGGCCTCACCGAATGCCCGCGGATCGGACGCCTGATCGGCCGACGACAGGCAACCGGAGACGAGCGCGAGCAGGTCGGCGGGCGACAGAGCGAGCCCTGCGAGCGCGTCGAGGAGGTCTTCGGGGGTCACACCCGTGACGACGCGATTGTCGCGAGGCAGCACGAGTGTGGCCTCCCCCGCCCGGCTCGTCAGGACGAAGACGGGCGCCCCGAACGGCGCGATGGCCTCAAGCCGCACCGCGTCGGGTCGCGCGAGGCCGACGAGCAGGCGTCCGCGAACGCGCTCGTCGCCGACGCGCCCCGAGAGCGCCAGTTCCGCGGTCAGTTGGTCGACGCTCCGGCAGAGGCGAGTGGCCGCAGCGTACTGGTCGAGCGCGTCGGGCGCGGGCACGCCCTGTCCGGTCGGCAGCCGGACGAGTCCCGGGCGCGGGCCGCAGGACGCTGTGACGACGAGCAGCAGACAACCGAAGGCGAGGACCGGCCAGCGCGGCGCGCGGCAGCGCGACCCGCAGCCGACGTCAGGGCACCGCGCGGCGGGCATGGTCGATCTTGGCCCGGATGGCGGCCTCGTCGATGGTCTCGCGGTCGCCGGCGAGCGCCCGTTCCCAGGCGTCGATGGCGCCGGGGAGATCGCGGCGCGCGGCCAGCACGTCACCGAGGTGATCCTGGACCACCGAGTTCGTGGGCAGCATCGCCGCGGCCCGGCCGACGAGGTCGAAGGCCCGATCGAGATCGCCCCGCTTGAAGTACGCCCAGCCGAGGCTGTCGAGGTAGGCGCCATTGTACGGATCGTGCTCGAGGGCCCGCGACACCAGTGCGATAGCCTCGTCGAGCCGTTCGCCGCGTTCGGCGAGCATGTACCCCAGGTAGTTCAGCGTCGGGGCGTGACCCGATTCGAGCGTGAGCGCCTGCCTGAAGGCGGCCTCGGCGTCGGCGAACCGCCCCTGCTGCTCGAGCACGGCCCCACGCTGGAAGGCCACGGCGACGTCCGCGGGGAACCTGGCCCCGGCCTGGTCCAGCACGTGCGTGGCGTCGTCCCATCGGCGGGCCGCGGCATACCCGTCAGCGAGCGCCAGCACGGCGTCGAGGCCGGCGTCGGCTCCCGCCTGGGCCCGGAGCAGGCCGAGCCCCTCTTCGACATCGCCCCGTTCGACGAGCGCCCGCGCCTCGACACGGACCAGCCTGGCATCGGTCGGGCTGGCCGTCCGGGCGGCGCGCGCCACGTCGACGGCCCGGTCGTACTGCTTGGCGGTGAGCCACGCCTGCGCGACGTAGACATCCATCGAGGCGTCGCCTCCGGCGGCGGCCTTTGCCCGTTCGAAGCTCGAGACGGCGTCCTCGTAGCGCCCCAGCTGCTGGTAGGCGAAGCCGAGGTTCACGAGGGGACCCACGAGCCCGCGTCCGGTCTGACCGGAGGTCTGCCGGTCGAGAGCGGGC of Acidobacteriota bacterium contains these proteins:
- the dnaB gene encoding replicative DNA helicase, giving the protein MADPSPSERALPHNLEAERSVLGAILVRNEVLNHAAELIDVDDFFREAHRRIFDAMIALSERGHAIDLVTLKDELARRGALDDVGGPAYVAALGDGVPRATNVEHYARIIKEKSTLRRLIFSTSRILASAYEAGLDADELLDDAEKSIFEIADHRIRTGFVPLRELVQDSFSTIEKLQEHKGLVTGVPTGFDELDELTAGLQPSDLIIVAARPSMGKTSFTLNIAQHVGTETDMTVGFFSLEMSKEQLVLRMLTSEARIDAQRLRTGFVSDHDFGRLARALGTLSEAKVFIDDTASIGVLEMRAKARRLKAEHGLHLLVVDYIQLMQGRGRFDNRQQELASISRSLKGLAKELHVPIIALSQLSRAPETRSDHRPLLSDLRESGALEQDADVVLFIYREDHYRDAGEESDGTAEIIVGKQRNGPIGSTRLAFIREFTRFENLERHAP
- a CDS encoding ribose-phosphate pyrophosphokinase is translated as MGRTELKLFSGSAHPRLASEIADFLGVSLGQARLLRFPDTEVNFQIDENIRGTDVFVVQPTCRPVDQHLVEMCIMIDAFRRSSAARITAVLPYYGYARQDRKDKPRVPISAKLVANLLSAAGANRVLTMDLHKAQIQGFFDIPVDHLFAAPVIIDYLSRQNFANLTIVSPDAGGAERARAYAKRLGAELAIIDKRRSSDTGAAEVMHVIGDVTGRTCIIQDDIVDTAGTMQKAAGALQANGAARILAVAVHGVLSGPALERIEDSPIDQLIVTNTIPLDWAQEQTRKVTCLSVARLLGQAIRSIHEETSVSSLFV
- the pth gene encoding aminoacyl-tRNA hydrolase yields the protein MRLVVGLGNPGPRYRDTYHNVGFEVVDELARRHGVEFGAAPADALLARPRRLADDVLLAKPLTFMNLSGRAVGALARYYRVDAGDLLVVVDDVNLPAGRLRLRGQGSAGGHNGLASIIEGLGTDAFPRLRVGVGRGDPRRELADHVLGRIPPELRPLLREAVDRAADAAEAFLARGLEAAMNEYNKEERQD
- the rplI gene encoding 50S ribosomal protein L9; the encoded protein is MEVILRENVEHLGQRGDIVRVAPGYARNYLLPRKLALAVNEGNRRQIEHERKLAAVREAEERAGAQALAALLASASIVIARKVGETETLYGSVTSADIAEALAAQQIEIDRRKIQLGEPLKHLGEFTVPVKLHREVTAELRVQVVKDES
- a CDS encoding 4-(cytidine 5'-diphospho)-2-C-methyl-D-erythritol kinase, with protein sequence MAACSGGEAMGRLTVDAHAKVNLDLRILAVRDDGYHELETVFQTLALHDTLTVVERPGPFSLTCDAPGVPVDASNLVWRAARAIWQAAGRPGEPTGVGVELTKRIPAEAGLGGGSADGAAALISLDRMWGTALGVPRLTDLAASLGADVPFFLMGGTALGRGRGDRLQPLPAVPSCHVVIVRPEFGVSTAAAYGWYDESEARPSASGTWPDRPAGWPAALATCRNDLEAAVARRHPEIGELRQALERGGSRLALMSGSGSTVFGLFDRADLAQRAAAALGAAGRTVMVTETRDGPACHVRLPPGPGLV
- the rpsF gene encoding 30S ribosomal protein S6, with protein sequence MSAQRQYELVYIVPAETTEQALAELHTLVEGIVGRFSGTIEKTEAWGRRKLAYEIGPHKEGHYVLELINGPGEMVRELDRRLKVNELVFRHLIVRVDEEMAIYERRKAERAAGVAARRLARGLSAEPAVEAPVEAGAVAVEADAAGPAEGEE
- the rpsR gene encoding 30S ribosomal protein S18 produces the protein MSEHQSGGGGRQGARAKRDDKGARRGMFRRRRVCKFCADKIDHISYKDVKVLSGFIPERGKIQPRRISGTCATHQRKLQTAIKRARLLALVPYVTD
- a CDS encoding 50S ribosomal protein L25/general stress protein Ctc codes for the protein MEATLSAVKRDTRGKNEARRLRAAGRIPAVLYGGESESLAVAVDPKLLSRILHSDSGVNTLIALDVEGETTRVIVKDYLLDPVKHHLLHADFYRVKMDQLITVTVPIELTGEAKGVKQLGGVLDFVHREVEIECLPGEIPESIEVDVTDFVIGQSVRLRELAENARWKPVSDPDTLILHVVAPRVVAETTEAAPTTTAEPEVIKKGKAEKGADAE